A genome region from Primulina eburnea isolate SZY01 chromosome 9, ASM2296580v1, whole genome shotgun sequence includes the following:
- the LOC140840828 gene encoding uncharacterized protein, which yields MVDVVALIRQRMKTAQSRQTSYGNVRRRPLEFNVGDHVFVKIAPLKGVMRIGERAYRLALPPDLDRVHNVFHVSMLRKYLSNPSHVLRHEALDLLPNLSYEEVSVQIIDRKIKVLRNKEIGFVKVLWRNHVIEEATWEPEKEMRQRYPDLF from the exons ATGGTTGATGTGGTCGCACTGATCAGacagagaatgaagacggctcAATCTCGACAGACAAGTTATGGAAATGTTCGACGAAGGCCTTTGGAATTCAATGTAGGTGACCATGTGTTCGTTAAGATAGCTCCCCTTAAGGGAGTTATGAG GATTGGTGAAAGAGCGTATCGATTGGCTTTGCCACCGGATTTGGATCGAGTTCACAATGTCTTCCATGTTTCAATGTTACGGAAGTATTTGTCCAATCCATCCCATGTTCTTCGACACGAAGCATTGGATCTTTTGCCTAATCTGAGCTATGAAGAAGTGTCGGTTCAAATTATTGACCGCAAAATTAAGGTGCTAAGGAACAAAGAAATTGGCTTtgttaaagttctttggaggaatcatgtGATTGAAGAGGCTACATGGGAACCCGAGAAAGAGATGCGACAACGTTATCCGGATTTATTTTGA
- the LOC140840829 gene encoding glutathione S-transferase PARB-like, whose product MLTSDKGTPLIFPESKGDGEAQKYDLPASKLTWELSFEPMMGKLTDDAVVKEYVSQLSKVLDVYEAQSAHSKYLAGKIFTLADLDHLQTLSYLMGTSEKAVFDSRAHVRAWCEDILERAAWERVVGMKNNQ is encoded by the coding sequence ATGCTGACAAGTGACAAGGGAACCCCGTTGATATTTCCAGAATCCAAAGGAGATGGCGAGGCCCAAAAGTACGATCTTCCAGCATCAAAGTTAACATGGGAACTCAGCTTTGAGCCGATGATGGGGAAGCTTACGGATGATGCTGTTGTTAAAGAATATGTATCTCAGCTGTCTAAAGTTCTTGACGTGTATGAAGCACAATCGGCACATTCCAAGTACTTGGCAGGAAAAATTTTCACTCTAGCGGATCTCGATCATCTCCAAACATTAAGCTACTTGATGGGGACAAGCGAGAAAGCAGTTTTTGATTCACGTGCTCATGTCAGAGCTTGGTGTGAGGATATCTTGGAAAGGGCCGCTTGGGAAAGGGTTGTTGGCATGAAAAACAACCAGTAA
- the LOC140841387 gene encoding pentatricopeptide repeat-containing protein At5g66520-like gives MIIERMQMSECNMSPQNLKPTASKIIHLLDHGSTPQHLRQIQAQLVLSRLHVNTTVAHRFITACHSLDLLHSNALPLYTSNLSRPHTFICNTFLKLFSHSTTPRNALSLYSYMHRNSIIFNNYTFPFVLKALADLKLVKEGTLVHAQVIKLSFLGDIYVGNALMSLYAAVGEMGLCGQVFDEMPQIDVVSWTVMISGFREAGKLDDALIAFERMKGEGVMPNQVTVVNVLAVCADFGALDMGIWLHEFVKRSKWELDVILGTSLIDMYMKCGKIDKGLWVFGQMNEKNVFTWNTVIKGLALANNGKEAVTWFFRMEQEQGLKPDEVTLIAVLCACVHSGFVHMGRRIFSSLVDGKYGFSPDVRHYACMVDVLARSGCLEEAHKMIIEMPFESTVSIWGALLSGCRAQTNLELSEIAAWKLVELEPENSAYYVVLSNLYAAMERWSDVEKVRNLMKVRGPKKRVGSSSVEHVHKGVSVQWLA, from the coding sequence ATGATAATCGAAAGGATGCAGATGTCTGAATGTAACATGAGCCCACAAAATCTGAAACCAACGGCAAGCAAAATCATCCACCTGTTAGATCATGGCTCCACTCCCCAACACCTCCGACAAATTCAAGCTCAGCTCGTCCTCTCTCGTCTTCACGTCAACACCACCGTCGCCCACCGCTTCATCACCGCCTGCCATTCCTTAGACCTCCTCCACTCCAACGCCTTGCCCCTCTACACCAGCAACCTCTCAAGACCGCACACTTTCATCTGCAACACCTTTCTGAAACTGTTCTCTCATTCCACCACTCCTCGTAACGCGCTTAGCCTGTATTCATACATGCACAGGAATtctattattttcaataattaCACTTTCCCTTTTGTGCTCAAGGCATTGGCGGACTTGAAGTTGGTGAAAGAAGGAACTTTGGTGCATGCCCAGGTGATCAAGTTGAGTTTTTTGGGTGATATTTATGTTGGGAATGCATTGATGAGTTTATATGCTGCGGTTGGGGAAATGGGTTTGTGCGGGCAagtatttgatgaaatgccaCAGATAGACGTTGTGTCGTGGACGGTTATGATTTCTGGATTTAGGGAAGCTGGGAAGTTGGATGACGCTTTGATTGCGTTTGAGAGGATGAAAGGCGAAGGTGTGATGCCTAATCAGGTGACAGTGGTGAATGTTTTGGCTGTGTGTGCTGATTTTGGGGCGCTGGATATGGGAATTTGGTTACATGAATTTGTAAAGAGAAGTAAATGGGAATTGGATGTGATTTTGGGTACTTCTTTGATCGATATGTACATGAAGTGTGGCAAAATCGACAAGGGTTTGTGGGTTTTTGGCCAAATGAATGAGAAGAATGTGTTCACATGGAACACGGTAATTAAAGGGCTAGCTCTGGCTAATAATGGTAAGGAAGCTGTTACATGGTTTTTCAGGATGGAACAAGAACAAGGTCTTAAACCTGATGAGGTCACTTTAATTGCGGTGCTGTGTGCTTGTGTGCATTCGGGTTTTGTACATATGGGGCGGCGGATATTTTCTTCATTGGTTGATGGAAAATATGGGTTTTCACCAGATGTTAGACATTACGCTTGTATGGTAGATGTTTTAGCACGTTCTGGGTGCTTGGAAGAGGCTCATAAAATGATCATTGAGATGCCTTTTGAGTCTACTGTGAGTATTTGGGGAGCTCTACTTTCTGGTTGTAGAGCTCAAACTAACCTGGAACTGAGTGAGATTGCTGCTTGGAAACTTGTGGAGTTGGAGCCTGAGAATAGTGCTTATTATGTTGTGTTGTCTAATTTGTACGCAGCAATGGAAAGATGGAGTGATGTAGAGAAAGTTAGGAACTTGATGAAAGTGAGGGGACCAAAGAAGCGCGTGGGTAGCAGTTCAGTTGAACATGTACACAAGGGAGTCAGTGTTCAGTGGTTGGCCTGA
- the LOC140840463 gene encoding translocator protein homolog has protein sequence MASSDLKHRATEKDESNVIDATPPSDLSSSKPKRKGMARRGFRSLAIAIAFPISLAVLVIYLFGSTNRFGNIEKPFYIPPLWSLHLACLTSSLLSGLSSWLVWADHGFHRRPVALYLYMAQLGLSLGWYPIVLGAGAVRVGLALCALLFVSLVGSWRTFKILNPIAGDLFVPCLVAALFPAAVNYRLLNYQ, from the coding sequence ATGGCTTCCAGCGATCTCAAACATCGAGCTACAGAGAAAGATGAGTCGAACGTCATCGACGCCACCCCCCCTTCAGATCTCAGCTCCAGTAAACCGAAGAGAAAAGGTATGGCTAGGCGCGGCTTCCGCTCCTTGGCTATAGCCATCGCCTTCCCTATCTCCCTCGCCGTCCTCGTCATCTACCTCTTCGGCTCCACAAATCGCTTCGGCAACATAGAGAAACCTTTTTACATCCCTCCCCTCTGGTCGCTCCACCTCGCGTGTCTCACATCCTCCTTGCTGTCAGGCCTCTCGTCTTGGCTTGTCTGGGCCGACCACGGCTTCCACCGCCGCCCAGTGGCACTGTATCTCTACATGGCTCAACTGGGGCTCAGCCTCGGGTGGTACCCGATCGTGTTAGGCGCCGGTGCTGTGAGAGTTGGATTGGCGCTCTGCGCACTGCTGTTTGTGTCGCTGGTCGGGAGTTGGCGGACTTTCAAGATTCTGAATCCGATTGCCGGTGATCTTTTCGTGCCGTGTCTGGTGGCGGCGCTGTTTCCAGCTGCTGTGAATTACAGGCTTTTGAATTATCAGTGA